In the Theobroma cacao cultivar B97-61/B2 chromosome 1, Criollo_cocoa_genome_V2, whole genome shotgun sequence genome, one interval contains:
- the LOC18614600 gene encoding cycloartenol-C-24-methyltransferase: MSKTGALDLASGLGGKIEKTDVLSAVEKYEKYHFFYGGEEEERKANYTDMVNKYYDLVTSFYEFGWGESFHFAPRWNGESLRESIKRHEHFLALQLGLKPGHKVLDVGCGIGGPLREIARFSSTSVTGLNNNEYQIERGKELNRIAGVDKTCNFVKADFMEMPFPDSSFDAVYAIQATCHAPDAHGCYKEIFRVLKPGQYFAASEWCMTDSFDPNNQEHQKIKAEIEIGDGLSDIRLTRQCLEALKRAGFEVIWEKDVAVDSPVPWYLPVDKNHFSLSSFRATAIGRFITRNMVKALEFVGFAPRGSQRVQDFLEKAADGLVEGGRKEIFTPTYFFLARKPLSENQSQSFDDAGTN; the protein is encoded by the exons ATGTCGAAGACTGGTGCATTGGATCTCGCCTCGGGTCTCGGTGGCAAGATTGAAAAAACCGATGTCCTTTCTGCTGTCGAAAA GTATGAGAAATATCATTTCTTTTATGGTGGTGaggaggaagaaagaaaagccaACTACACTGACATG GTTAACAAGTACTATGATCTGGTTACCAGCTTTTATGAGTTTGGATGGGGGGAATCTTTCCATTTTGCGCCTAG ATGGAATGGGGAGTCTCTTCGCGAGAGCATAAAGCGGCATGAGCATTTTCTTGCTTTACAACTTGGCTTGAAGCCTGGACACAAG gTGTTGGATGTTGGATGTGGAATTGGTGGACCACTGAGAGAAATTGCTCGATTCAG CTCCACATCAGTTACAGGGTTGAACAACAATGAATATCAAATAGAAAGAGGGAAG GAATTAAATCGCATTGCTGGAGTGGACAAGACTTGCAACTTTGTGAAG GCCGACTTTATGGAGATGCCATTTCCTGACAGCAGCTTTGATGCAGTTTATGCAATTCAAGCTACCTGCCATGCACCGGATGCA CACGGATGCTACAAGGAGATTTTCAGAGTATTGAAGCCTGGTCAGTATTTTGCTGCTTCTGAGTGGTGCATGACCGATTCTTTTGATCCCAATAACCAGGAACACCAGAAAATTAAG GCAGAAATTGAGATCGGCGATGGTCTTTCAGACATCAGGTTGACCAGACAGTGCCTGGAAGCTCTAAAACGGGCTGGTTTTGAG GTCATATGGGAGAAAGATGTTGCCGTTGACTCCCCCGTCCCTTGGTACTTGCCTGTAGATAAAAACCACTTCTCATTGAGTAGCTTCCGTGCAACGGCTATTGGACGCTTCATCACTAGGAATATG GTCAAGGCTCTAGAATTTGTGGGATTTGCTCCAAGGGGAAGTCAAAGGGTTCAAGATTTTCTGGAAAAGGCTGCAGATGGGTTGGTTGAAGGTGGCAG GAAAGAGATCTTTACGCCTACGTATTTCTTCTTGGCCCGAAAACCACTTTCAGAGAACCAGAGCCAGTCATTCGATGATGCAGGAACTAATTAG